The following coding sequences lie in one Spirosoma sp. KUDC1026 genomic window:
- a CDS encoding efflux RND transporter permease subunit, which yields MSLPELSLNRPVFAMVMSIVIVLFGIIGFSFLGVREYPAIDPPVITVRTNYTGANPDIVESQITEPIEKSLNSIEGIRTISSNSALGASTITVEFNLDANLEQAANDVRDKVSQAQRQLPQDIDAPPVVTKADANSDPIIFMTVQSTSRNPTQLSDYAENVLQERLQTIPGVSQANIYGLKRQAMRLWIDPIKLSAYQLTAQDIQSALTAQNVELPSGKVYGNSTELTVKAVGRLTTEEDFNNLILRQTANQIIRFKDVGYAVLGAENEETLSKQNGAIGVILVLIPQPGANYVSIADEFYKRFDQLKKDLPSDILVNVGIDRSTFIRRAIEEVGETLIISFVLVVLVIYLFFRDWLIAFRPLIDIPVSLIGAFFIMYIADFSINVLTLLGIVLATGLVVDDGIVVTENIYKKVEQGMDTQQAAKEGSNEIFFAVLATSITLAVVFLPIIFLEGFVGRLFREFGIVVAGAVLISAFVSLTLTPVLSVKLTAKDHSKRSWFYRKTEPFFQWLDQTYRDSLDAFMRKRAWAFVMIGACAALIFGLGALLKSELAPLEDRSRTRVSITSPEGTSYESQANVTDRVMQLVLDSIPETRLAFSVVAPGFSGAGAVNSSFVIINMVEPTERNRSQQEIVDYLNKNIKKFSEARMFATQDQTIQVGRGGGLPVQFVIQNLNFEKLREKLPNFLDEVQKDPTFQTSDVDLKFNKPELNISIDREKATNLGISVQDVAQTLQLALSNRRLAYFLMNGKQYQVIGQVDRADRDAPVDLQSFYVRSSRGELVQLDNLVKFEEVSSPPQVYHYNRFKSATVSAGLAPGKTIGDGVAAMQAIADRTLDQTFQTSLSGPSRDYAESSSNTLFAFGLALILVYLILAAQFDSFIDPLIIMITVPLALAGAVFSLWMFNQTLNIFSQIGIIMLVGLVTKNGILIVEFANEQRLTGKNKYEAAIESAALRLRPILMTTLVAAFGALPLALALGAASKSRMPLGIVIVGGLLFSLVLTLYVVPVIYTYMTRRKDVEQRPLPQPEGRPTGDTTKPEEMEVQFK from the coding sequence ATGAGCTTACCCGAATTAAGTCTAAACCGGCCCGTTTTTGCGATGGTGATGTCCATCGTTATCGTGCTGTTCGGTATCATTGGCTTTTCATTTCTGGGCGTCCGGGAGTATCCAGCCATTGACCCGCCGGTTATCACCGTACGGACCAACTATACCGGAGCGAACCCCGACATTGTTGAGTCGCAGATAACGGAACCCATCGAGAAATCGCTGAACAGTATTGAGGGGATTCGTACTATCTCGTCGAATAGCGCACTGGGAGCCAGTACCATTACGGTTGAGTTTAATCTGGACGCCAACCTCGAACAGGCGGCTAACGACGTGCGCGACAAGGTATCGCAGGCCCAGCGCCAGCTACCCCAGGATATTGATGCTCCGCCCGTCGTTACGAAGGCCGATGCCAACTCGGACCCGATCATTTTCATGACTGTCCAGAGTACGAGCCGTAACCCGACTCAGTTGTCGGACTATGCGGAGAACGTATTGCAGGAACGTTTACAAACCATTCCCGGCGTTAGCCAGGCCAATATCTACGGCCTCAAGCGGCAGGCCATGCGGCTCTGGATTGACCCCATCAAACTGTCAGCGTATCAATTAACGGCTCAGGATATCCAGAGTGCCTTAACAGCGCAGAACGTCGAGCTGCCCAGTGGTAAGGTATATGGTAATAGTACCGAGCTAACGGTGAAAGCCGTAGGACGCCTGACCACCGAAGAAGATTTCAACAACCTGATTCTGCGTCAGACGGCCAACCAGATCATCCGCTTCAAGGATGTGGGGTATGCCGTTCTGGGTGCCGAAAATGAAGAAACGTTATCGAAACAGAATGGAGCTATTGGCGTTATTCTGGTTTTGATTCCGCAACCCGGCGCCAATTACGTCAGCATTGCCGACGAGTTTTATAAACGGTTTGATCAGCTTAAGAAAGACCTACCATCCGATATTCTGGTTAACGTAGGCATTGACCGGAGTACGTTCATCCGTCGGGCCATTGAGGAAGTTGGCGAGACGCTGATTATTTCGTTTGTACTGGTCGTTCTGGTCATCTACCTCTTCTTCCGCGACTGGCTGATTGCGTTCCGCCCGCTGATCGATATTCCGGTGTCGCTGATCGGCGCGTTCTTTATCATGTACATTGCCGACTTCAGTATCAACGTCTTGACGCTGCTGGGTATCGTACTGGCCACGGGACTGGTAGTGGATGACGGGATTGTCGTCACGGAAAACATTTATAAGAAGGTCGAACAGGGTATGGACACGCAGCAGGCGGCCAAGGAAGGATCGAATGAGATCTTTTTCGCCGTACTCGCTACATCGATTACGCTGGCTGTCGTGTTCCTGCCGATTATCTTCCTGGAAGGGTTCGTGGGTCGCCTGTTCCGTGAATTCGGGATCGTTGTAGCGGGTGCCGTCTTGATTTCGGCCTTCGTATCGCTGACCCTGACACCGGTACTGAGCGTAAAACTAACAGCTAAAGACCACAGCAAGCGGTCTTGGTTCTACCGAAAAACCGAACCGTTTTTCCAATGGCTTGACCAGACGTACCGCGATTCACTCGATGCGTTCATGCGGAAGCGGGCCTGGGCTTTTGTTATGATCGGTGCCTGCGCAGCCCTGATTTTTGGGCTGGGTGCGCTGCTTAAATCGGAACTGGCTCCGCTCGAGGACCGGAGCCGTACCCGCGTTTCCATCACATCGCCCGAAGGAACCAGTTACGAATCGCAGGCCAACGTTACTGACCGGGTCATGCAGCTCGTACTTGACTCGATCCCCGAAACACGGTTGGCCTTTAGTGTGGTAGCGCCCGGTTTTTCGGGAGCCGGAGCCGTCAACTCGTCCTTCGTGATCATCAACATGGTTGAGCCAACCGAACGGAATCGCTCGCAGCAGGAGATCGTGGATTACCTGAACAAAAACATCAAGAAATTCAGCGAAGCCCGCATGTTTGCCACCCAGGATCAAACGATTCAGGTGGGACGGGGCGGTGGTCTGCCGGTTCAGTTCGTTATTCAGAACCTGAACTTCGAGAAACTGCGGGAGAAGCTGCCTAACTTCCTGGACGAAGTACAGAAAGACCCAACTTTCCAGACCTCAGACGTTGACCTGAAGTTCAATAAACCTGAACTGAACATCAGCATCGATCGGGAGAAGGCGACAAACCTCGGTATTTCAGTTCAGGACGTAGCGCAGACGCTGCAACTGGCGCTGAGTAACCGACGACTAGCCTACTTCCTGATGAACGGAAAACAGTATCAGGTAATCGGCCAGGTAGACCGCGCCGACCGCGACGCGCCTGTCGACCTGCAGTCGTTTTACGTTCGATCAAGCCGGGGTGAACTCGTTCAATTGGATAACCTGGTCAAGTTTGAGGAAGTAAGTAGTCCCCCACAGGTGTACCACTACAACCGATTCAAATCGGCGACGGTATCGGCGGGGCTGGCTCCGGGCAAAACCATTGGCGACGGTGTTGCGGCCATGCAGGCCATTGCCGACCGGACCCTCGACCAGACGTTCCAGACATCGCTGTCCGGCCCCTCGCGTGACTACGCCGAGAGCTCGTCGAATACGTTGTTTGCCTTTGGCCTGGCACTCATACTGGTCTACCTGATTCTGGCGGCTCAGTTCGATTCGTTTATCGATCCGCTGATCATCATGATTACCGTACCCCTGGCGCTGGCCGGTGCCGTATTCTCGCTCTGGATGTTCAACCAGACCCTGAACATCTTCAGCCAGATTGGTATCATCATGCTGGTCGGGCTGGTTACCAAGAACGGTATTCTGATCGTTGAATTTGCTAACGAACAGCGCCTGACGGGTAAGAACAAATACGAAGCTGCTATCGAATCGGCCGCGCTACGTCTCCGTCCAATCCTGATGACTACGCTGGTAGCGGCCTTTGGGGCACTGCCGCTGGCCTTGGCGCTGGGTGCCGCGTCGAAAAGCCGGATGCCGCTGGGTATCGTTATCGTGGGTGGGCTGCTGTTCTCGCTTGTGCTGACCTTATACGTCGTACCGGTAATCTACACGTACATGACCCGTCGGAAAGACGTTGAGCAACGTCCGCTGCCTCAGCCCGAAGGACGCCCCACCGGCGATACGACGAAACCAGAAGAAATGGAAGTGCAATTCAAATAG
- a CDS encoding NUDIX hydrolase, whose protein sequence is MIDTAFQSFAKDLQQRLQKPLPGELAHRKMASSSRLRYTVKPNERTRRSAVLICFYPYQHSIYLPLILRPQYDGVHAGQMAFPGGRMERIDENLTRTALREAQEEVGIRISDVKVLGQLTELFIPPSNFYVQPVVGILPYRPDFYPDPREVEAVVEVDLENLLDETIVGDTQIDVRGILIDAPFYQIEGHRVWGATAMMISELLMVMAA, encoded by the coding sequence ATGATCGACACTGCGTTTCAAAGCTTCGCCAAAGACCTCCAGCAACGTTTGCAGAAACCGCTGCCCGGTGAGCTTGCCCATCGTAAAATGGCCTCGTCGAGCCGGCTGCGTTATACCGTCAAACCAAACGAGCGGACCCGACGCAGTGCAGTCCTGATCTGCTTTTACCCGTACCAGCATTCCATCTACCTGCCGCTGATCCTGCGCCCGCAATACGACGGTGTTCACGCGGGGCAGATGGCGTTTCCGGGTGGTCGCATGGAGCGGATCGACGAGAACCTAACCCGAACGGCGTTGCGGGAAGCACAGGAAGAAGTCGGCATTCGGATATCGGACGTGAAGGTCCTGGGACAGTTGACGGAGCTATTTATTCCGCCGAGTAATTTCTACGTGCAGCCAGTGGTGGGCATCCTCCCCTACCGCCCTGATTTTTACCCCGACCCCCGCGAAGTGGAAGCCGTTGTAGAAGTGGACCTGGAAAATCTGCTGGACGAAACCATCGTCGGCGATACGCAGATCGACGTGCGGGGTATCCTGATCGACGCGCCCTTCTACCAGATTGAAGGCCACCGCGTCTGGGGAGCCACGGCCATGATGATCAGCGAGTTACTGATGGTAATGGCGGCCTGA
- a CDS encoding efflux RND transporter periplasmic adaptor subunit, with translation MKRWIAIGLVVLVLGGIIVYNKVLHPAPGATSGGSGGGGEGGKGGSGKGGAGGAGKGQTLAVNAFVVVSQSLREDVVSSGSLLAAEQVDIYPEISARITQLNIREGQPVAKGALLVKLFDQDLRAQLQKLLALADNARRTEDRNKQLLAKGGISQQEFDIATTNLRSSLADIDLVKANLLRTEIRAPFSGVIGLRNVSAGAVVTPSTLIARLQQISSLKLDFSIPEKYGSAVRTGSTISFQVDGSDKAGQGSVYAIEPGVEEQTRNLRIRARVNNTSARYRPGTFARVTLTIQNERSLVVPTQAVIPQTRTNQVIVINNGKAQFKDVKTGLRTAGTIQILSGLAAGDTVATTGLLFLKPDAPVKVGRVIQLPGAESKVASN, from the coding sequence GTGAAAAGATGGATTGCGATTGGTCTGGTCGTCTTAGTTCTCGGCGGGATCATAGTGTATAATAAAGTATTACACCCGGCACCTGGCGCCACGAGTGGCGGGTCCGGTGGTGGCGGAGAGGGTGGTAAAGGCGGCTCTGGTAAAGGTGGAGCCGGGGGCGCCGGTAAAGGCCAAACGCTGGCCGTCAACGCTTTTGTAGTCGTCTCGCAATCGCTGCGGGAGGACGTAGTATCCAGCGGTTCGCTGCTGGCGGCCGAGCAGGTCGACATCTATCCCGAAATTTCAGCCCGGATTACACAACTGAACATCCGCGAGGGACAGCCCGTTGCCAAAGGGGCGCTGCTCGTCAAACTGTTCGACCAGGACCTGCGGGCGCAGCTTCAGAAATTACTGGCGCTGGCCGACAATGCCCGCCGGACCGAAGACCGCAATAAGCAGTTGCTTGCCAAGGGCGGTATCAGCCAGCAGGAATTTGACATTGCCACGACGAACTTACGGTCGTCGCTGGCCGATATTGATCTGGTAAAAGCCAATCTCCTGCGTACCGAAATCCGGGCGCCGTTTTCGGGTGTCATCGGTTTACGTAATGTCAGTGCTGGCGCCGTCGTTACGCCAAGTACGTTGATCGCTCGTTTACAGCAGATTTCGTCACTGAAGCTCGATTTTTCCATTCCGGAAAAATATGGTTCAGCCGTACGTACCGGCAGCACGATTTCGTTTCAGGTAGACGGCAGCGATAAAGCCGGACAGGGTTCTGTGTATGCAATTGAACCCGGCGTGGAAGAGCAGACACGTAATCTGCGCATCCGGGCCCGGGTAAACAATACGTCGGCGCGTTACCGTCCTGGTACGTTTGCCAGGGTTACGCTTACCATCCAGAACGAACGTAGTCTGGTCGTACCGACCCAGGCCGTTATCCCGCAAACGCGCACGAATCAGGTGATTGTGATCAACAACGGGAAAGCCCAGTTTAAGGATGTGAAGACAGGACTGCGGACGGCCGGAACCATTCAGATTCTGTCCGGACTGGCCGCGGGTGACACCGTCGCGACGACTGGTCTACTCTTCCTGAAGCCCGATGCCCCGGTCAAGGTCGGACGGGTTATTCAACTGCCGGGGGCCGAGTCTAAAGTAGCCAGCAACTAA
- a CDS encoding Uma2 family endonuclease: protein MIPVDETITPKKNAMTLEQRRRRRLLLNQLVYEMEDEKPVYYAGYREVLNGTKVPEEIMGSSGLQSFLVEIIQRYLFAHPFNRRFRYLSSEVGVQLRKKKWRACDIAIYERERLKGYEFTNKYMSVAPDYVIEIDTKADLAKYQYQQAYFIKKTRELHEFGAKKVIWIFTENVPVIWESEADGPIIIRDGWNHDITITDGMTFNLAALYDEAQKE from the coding sequence ATGATACCGGTTGACGAAACGATAACGCCTAAAAAAAATGCTATGACGCTCGAACAGCGTCGTCGGCGACGGCTTTTGTTAAACCAGCTCGTTTATGAGATGGAAGATGAAAAGCCGGTTTATTACGCGGGCTACCGGGAGGTATTGAATGGAACGAAGGTGCCCGAAGAAATAATGGGATCGAGTGGATTACAGAGTTTTCTTGTTGAAATTATACAGCGGTATTTATTTGCCCACCCATTCAACAGACGCTTTCGGTATTTGTCGAGTGAGGTCGGGGTGCAGCTGCGCAAGAAGAAATGGCGTGCCTGCGACATCGCTATTTATGAGCGAGAACGTCTGAAAGGATACGAGTTCACCAACAAATACATGAGCGTGGCACCCGACTATGTCATCGAGATCGATACGAAGGCTGACCTGGCCAAATACCAATATCAGCAGGCTTATTTCATCAAGAAAACCCGTGAGCTGCACGAGTTTGGTGCGAAGAAAGTGATCTGGATCTTTACGGAAAATGTACCCGTCATCTGGGAATCAGAAGCGGATGGCCCAATCATTATTCGCGACGGCTGGAACCACGACATAACGATTACGGACGGAATGACCTTTAACCTGGCTGCACTCTACGACGAAGCGCAAAAAGAATAA